Proteins encoded together in one Microbacterium sp. ABRD28 window:
- a CDS encoding glycosyltransferase family 4 protein, with protein sequence MSRRAAFAIPGDLDTVTGGYLYEKRLLLGLREVGVDTAYVPLTGSFPDPSETEVDVALAALQQVDPRHPLILDGFVFGAMPTAALARVRAPIVGMVHHPLAREEGLSPERREYLFANERDNLHLAAAVLVPSPHTARILIDEYGADPGTITVARPGTDPAPGVRRGAEPPLILSVGIQHPRKGHDVLLRALARLTDLPWRAEIVGTPWDQGFSASLPPLRDELGLAGRVHIAGGIGDDELDGLWARATVFALATRYEGYGLVFDEALAWGVPIVSCRTGAVPETVPVEAGVLVPPADPEAFAAALRSVLADHDLRDRMTRAARAAGAALPSWLDTARTAQQMLESVTRRSLTPRSPFIDFEGSKPEH encoded by the coding sequence ACCTCTACGAGAAGCGTCTGCTCCTCGGGCTGCGCGAGGTCGGGGTCGACACCGCGTACGTGCCGCTCACGGGCTCCTTCCCCGATCCCTCCGAGACCGAGGTGGATGTCGCGCTGGCGGCCCTGCAGCAGGTCGATCCGCGGCATCCGCTCATCCTCGACGGCTTCGTGTTCGGAGCGATGCCGACCGCGGCGCTCGCCCGCGTGCGCGCGCCGATCGTGGGGATGGTCCATCACCCGCTCGCCCGAGAGGAGGGCCTGTCGCCGGAGCGACGGGAGTACCTCTTCGCCAACGAACGCGACAATCTCCATCTCGCGGCGGCCGTGCTCGTGCCGAGCCCGCACACCGCGCGCATCCTCATCGACGAGTACGGGGCAGACCCGGGCACGATCACGGTCGCGCGGCCGGGCACCGATCCCGCGCCGGGGGTCCGGCGCGGCGCGGAGCCGCCGCTCATCCTGTCGGTGGGGATCCAGCATCCGCGGAAGGGTCACGACGTGCTGCTGCGCGCACTCGCGCGCCTCACCGACCTCCCCTGGCGTGCCGAGATCGTCGGAACGCCGTGGGACCAGGGGTTCTCCGCCTCGCTGCCGCCGTTACGCGACGAGCTCGGGCTCGCGGGGCGTGTGCACATCGCCGGCGGTATCGGCGACGACGAGCTCGACGGGCTCTGGGCGCGGGCGACGGTGTTCGCCCTCGCGACGCGTTACGAGGGGTACGGGCTGGTGTTCGACGAGGCCCTCGCCTGGGGCGTGCCGATCGTGTCGTGCCGCACCGGCGCAGTGCCCGAGACGGTGCCGGTCGAGGCCGGCGTGCTCGTGCCGCCCGCTGACCCCGAGGCCTTCGCCGCAGCCCTCCGCTCCGTGCTCGCCGATCACGACCTGCGTGACCGGATGACGCGCGCGGCGCGCGCCGCGGGCGCTGCCCTCCCGTCGTGGCTCGACACCGCCCGCACCGCGCAGCAGATGCTGGAGTCGGTCACCCGTCGTTCACTCACCCC